One Microplitis mediator isolate UGA2020A chromosome 3, iyMicMedi2.1, whole genome shotgun sequence DNA segment encodes these proteins:
- the LOC130666088 gene encoding uncharacterized protein LOC130666088 isoform X2, with translation MNRNKMPNISLNYWHRTIDFIKKKVSFDRYMRQAKKKLERIGISRRRINRCLDQLESQPIVVAKKIKFHGSRYFQRPNSSKNEKISKANNETSEDIEDESERTEVSLDQDISESLSSVFDNYEDISEPENLNESTENLNETTEDLTKTSKNLTESIDVTKPIEKNINDKSITDCPELLDEAVGLAPNVPCKTKKFVFNLKKKRFGGSHNEKSSVDDLSVKNVPDVEKNSVSLKESLNSKFKIKVKITHDKTTNESQYFLIQNNNNNNNNNNNNYINNNNDDNDENSNHNISDLNETDKIDNNFTNAESSEKTMSPEKNSSSPEVIGKRRISRVNNSTVKNKNKEIQDKLKRLRKKVKVDNNKKFTGKFKLIKSSATYIKKPQVNINNNTTNNNNNINDIIIDAGKRLIIETPTNYDRKEYYTSNLSDVSYWVKRKFVRTSGKLEASFGEPIDENEREENVKLIAESEQAARVRNSRRSVDSGISIRDTSPADLPIRDDEIIDMRSRREKSVERRSRSRRGSSGDRHSSRSKSGQSERRTNDLLKRIGKYNKYGVNEKPKTTNTEQIREKFLQACSDRDSRFSRDRPRDRSTRSDRERSRERILRSDRSFSEERGSRSKRDYSKEKRTRCQRSQSEERRPSSRQHTKERRSKSKDDLSVSDNSDADESKFCRIFKQLEVIARDEANYFKSLQINMRKRKSLRQRHDSNNSAICSTSNVDCSPIKISRISCENNSNHKSNVTITNSPENIRVVSSPGLPSLSPLPCDGNKDKNVDIISNKADESCKLGNDTLNLPVINIITNVVSEITNLNDTNQDSLPNCDDSSTPAQVTDNITSENQCDVENQNNLLEILKMIDVDLEEFESTCKESIESYNSLNQQQQDLSLPNNIQLVKSSASSKQPDVLEQVQSSVQSESSLKLQSSNNKSNSKPNVETESNEIGLALDNVSIDIKQEILSPEAVASTDVESTSKEDNSVAAEENPTEQNQLIDNLIDSVAGQLTETTSTSSVPWIRAFRPTELGARSDCFTPAPSEIPINQQNISAPQPNILTPQQNLPIPQENLTITESQRCQYPAGSYLPPQVPFTRKTVNKRKNKSNQPNKISNNNLRISSELSYPNTFYNSNEMNQLPSPSSSSLTLATTSSTATTITTTATSSSSSTATPTTTLSSTATAASTNSVVTTTATITTVSASTSINNTRLPTNVISSNTALTLDTIILHARLALHEYNILHSMGNQPSTSPVNINAQQVKRDMIKHVTEVVQLLNHLSFEIHLSDKCSIIDVVADYSAKVNKQIRPDHIALIYDLYKINVLPGVPNVNQPPPPPSYDQSVQYSNASRSTVTQTNNQILPNLQQLYQQQQQQQQQQQQQQQQQQQQQRSQSIQHLSMYEIQQLQYQLQKQEQQLLQRQLLLQKQQNPRQQQAQQYQIPQQQQFQQYRNQQTQQYQNMQLQQQGQQCQIQQQPTHLYNILQSQQPHQQIQQFVNQPLQQQQMRQYVNQPLQQQFQPQHQVPQQYQNQSFQQQSPQQYQNQSFQQQQQRRTKKFRNLQSQQHQTHPQQQMQQHQIQSQQQQVQQYQIQSQQQLQQNQTQSQQQQAQQQQAQQYQTQSQQLQQHRRRNPTLQGLLSNSTVYSSTAENSSDYSTSVTGNVSEYPIANIGNTSVYPITGTCEYSATNTSMNYPIDVNLLGNQTRTVSGNTAVGVTTNNHPAYQSSMSINAQRYPSPMSSTSHYQPSMPINVSGCSPVNLIRSASKSPVSVRSPASGQVLSQIQSSSPVQNAALLRTQSPNQIRPLIQTPASIQAQLQMQTPSQNQISFRAHAPSQMQTQIQNQALVQVQAPVQNQALLQIQAQQQMQLQAPVQNQALVQIQAQQQMQLQAPVQNQALVQVQAPQRIQLRAPVQNQTLFRAQGPLQMQAPTQTLASLRAQAPTHSPNSAQVQNLPQAQTSTSLSNQTINHQQVNNSYCNQTQTDINNQFYPKNNYPYLSSDQHSIYIQQTQDYNILNTQNMSLYRQQMTGAHVLPQNAQTVYSNVNQYQVSQPSATIVSQSITATMETGVTQANAAIAPAVTSSRVNNTHDESINLLTQNNINNSPTGGADNLSKNNGSKVKVVSVQNVTIENKISIPISKNKKVDRQATVIRTQATTFGSSQVSVVESQSVIDSQTMKIDNQTTVSTHASAVSNKFPITDNHVPVIDNNVPSSVIGNQVQVPMTDSQPDIRSQSLGETQASMIKSKSTVIDNQSSVQNNSNEIISNKETEIAHVKSGGNKEQFIPNILFIIPPGYIVQTPPVVNQSAGVINLIAQNINSIAQVENSIVENKNPPTQAQNSTSETQTSTQNSNIDHLSKLCEDIIMSVDDNQSQSLPTTITKPPTSQNKCADIKILSSNESSRVPATSKEMANDRLPLKKRLSHDYSSHQCSPPKKPMRRLETDNITPANDIEVATPVSTEKNCDIAATLNELSESSETSSENQDTGSSISKEEDKTDNKNNSIEKITETRRPQVLTIIPENELVLLTESDEEIVGEKKIIDNVEDNEGKNAENQIKETINDSDQVHEQVADHQTNEKMIEIDEDDDDDDDEDNNGSSDKSNLNKSDKSENEISVEEQLNLENEVSSSTEIDTAEGNKNLNTNKKPDDLIPLENDVSTSIDDKVVDEFNHQRKEIELVTLDSEDEETDKEADIETEKEDNDEDDDDNNKSDGFSSGVPSTQDKIEEEQFKYTQSSIDEELDCFAIAANSAIVDDDVVVDDKKLLSVINIPSDDPVDDERSKTPLIMGVCSITQNDFETIDKSVPQMIMEDIVDVTDQEIKACLSDNEEDIIKMEKDIQHIAIDLD, from the exons ATGAATCGTAACAAAATGCCTAACATTTCATTGAACTATTGGCACCGTACTATtgactttattaaaaaaaaagtatcctTCGACCGATATATGCGTCAA gcaaaaaaaaaacttgagcGTATCGGAATATCTCGTAGAAGAATAAATCGTTGTTTGGATCAACTCGAGTCTCAACCAATTGTGGttgccaaaaaaataaaatttcatggttCTCGCTATTTTCAACG ACCGAATAgcagtaaaaatgaaaaaattagcaAGGCAAATAATGAAACTTCTGAAGATATCGAAGATGAATCTGAACGTACGGAAGTATCTTTAGATCAAGACATATCTGAAAGTTTAAGTAGTgtatttgataattatgaaGATATTAGTGAaccagaaaatttaaatgaatctacagaaaatttaaatgaaacgaCAGAAGATCTAACTAAAACTTCCAAAAATCTTACTGAGTCAATAGATGTTACTAAGcctatagaaaaaaatataaatgataaatcaaTTACTGATTGCCCAGAATTATTAGATGAAGCTGTAGGATTAGCACCAAATGTGCCttgtaaaactaaaaaatttgtttttaacttGAAAAAGAAACGATTTGGTGGGTCTCACAATGAAAAATCTAGCGTTGATGATTTATCAGTAAAAAATGTACCTGACGTAGAAAAAAACTCAGTATCATTGAAAGAATCATTGAATTctaagttcaaaataaaagttaaaataacacaTGATAAAACGACAAACGagtcacaatattttttaattcaaaataataataataataataataataataataataattacattaataataataatgatgataatgatgaaaatAGTAATCACAATATATCAGATTTGAATGAAACTGATAAAATCGACAACAATTTCACTAATGCCGAATCGTCAGAAAAAACTATGTcacctgagaaaaattcatCAAGTCCAGAAGTAATTGGTAAGCGACGTATATCACGAGTTAATAATTCaacagttaaaaataaaaataaagaaattcaagATAAACTTAAACgattgagaaaaaaagttaaagttGATAATAACAAGAAATTTactggaaaatttaaattaattaaatcaagtgcaacatatattaaaaagccgcaagtaaatattaataataatactactaataataataacaatattaatgATATAATAATAGATGCTGGAAAGAGATTGATAATAGAAACACCAACGAATTATGATCGAAAGGAATATTATACAAGTAATCTATCTGATGTTTCATATTgggtaaaaagaaaatttgtgcGTACAAGTGGTAAACTTGAAGCTAGTTTTGGTGAACCAATTGATGAAAATGAGCGAGAAGAAAACGTTAAACTTATTGCTGAATCAGAGCAAGCAGCACGTGTGAGAAATTCACGTCGTTCTGTTGATTCAGGTATTTCAATACGTGATACATCGCCAGCCGATTTGCCGATACGTGACGACGAAATCATAGACATGAGGTCACGTAGAGAAAAGTCTGTGGAGAGGAGGTCAAGATCGAGACGCGGTAGTTCAGGTGATCGACATTCGTCGAGATCTAAAAGTGGACAATCGGAAAGAAGaacaaatgatttattgaaacgtattggaaaatataataaatatggaGTTAATGAAAAACCTAAAACTACTAATACTGAGcaaataagagaaaaatttttacaagctTGCAGTGACAGGGATAGTAGATTCAGTAGAGATCGTCCGAGAGATAGAAGTACTAGATCCGATCGAGAGCGTTCGAGAGAGAGAATTTTGAGATCTGATAGAAGTTTTTCCGAGGAACGAGGGTCGAGGTCTAAAAGAGACTATTCGAAGGAAAAAAGAACAAGATGTCAAAGAAGCCAATCGGAAGAAAGAAGACCGAGTTCTAGACAACACACTAAAGAAAGAAGATCGAAATCAAAAGATGATCTTTCAGTAAGTGATAATTCAGATGCTgatgaaagtaaattttgtcGTATTTTCAAACAATTAGAAGTAATAGCTCGTGATGAGGCTAATTATTTCAAGAGCCTTCAAATTAATATGCGTAAACGTAAAAGTTTGCGCCAAAGACATGATAGTAACAACTCAGCAATTTGTTCTACTTCTAACGTTGATTGTAGTCCAATTAAAATATCTAGGATATCGTGTGAAAATAACTCAAATCATAAATCAAATGTCACTATAACAAATTCACCTGAAAATATTCGTGTAGTATCTAGTCCAGGCTTACCATCTTTATCACCGCTTCCATGCGATggaaataaagataaaaatgttgatattataagtaataaaGCAGATGAATCTTGTAAACTAGGTAATGATACACTAAATTTAcctgtaattaatattattaccaACGTTGTGAGTGAGATTACCAATCTTAATGACACCAATCAAGACTCTTTGCCTAATTGTGATGATTCTTCTACTCCAGCACAAGTGACTGACAATATAACATCTGAAAATCAATGTGATGTAGAAAATCAAAACAATCTGCTCGAAATACTCAAGATGATTGATGTTGATTTAGAAGAATTCGAATCAACTTGTAAAGAATCTATTGAATCTTATAATTCATTGAATCAACAACAGCAAGACTTATCACTACCCAACAACATACAACTAGTGAAATCATCAGCTTCATCTAAACAGCCAGATGTATTAGAACAAGTACAGTCATCAGTACAGTCAGAATCATCATTGAAATTACAGTCATCTAACAATAAAAGTAACAGTAAACCCAACGTGGAAACTGAGTCAAATGAAATTGGCTTGGCGCTTGATAATGTTTCAATTGATATAAAACAAGAAATACTATCACCTGAAGCTGTAGCCAGTACAGATGTCGAGAGCACATCAAAAGAAGATAATTCAGTGGCAGCTGAAGAAAACCCAACGGAACAAAATCAACTAATAGATAATTTAATCGACTCAGTTGCTGGTCAGCTGACAGAAACTACGTCAACATCTTCAGTGCCATGGATCCGAGCATTTAGACCTACAGAGCTTGGTGCTAGATCAGATTGTTTTACTCCAGCGCCATCAGAAATACCAATAAATCAACAAAATATATCAGCACCTCAACCAAATATACTGACACCTCAACAGAATTTACCGATACCTCAAGAGAATTTAACGATAACAGAATCTCAAAGATGTCAGTATCCAGCTGGAAGTTATCTTCCTCCTCAAGTGCCATTTACACGAAAAACAgtcaataaaagaaaaaataaaagtaaccaacccaataaaattagtaataataatttacgtaTTTCTTCTGAATTATCATACCCTAATACGTTTTACAATTCAAATGAGATGAATCAATTACcttcaccatcatcatcatcattaacaTTAGCAACAACATcatcaacagcaacaacaataacaacaacagcaacatcatcatcatcatcaacagCAACACCAACAACAACATTATCATCAACAGCAACTGCGGCATCAACAAATTCAGTAGTGACAACGACAGcaacaataacaacagtaTCAGCATCAACATCCATAAACAATACAAGATTACCAACAAACGTGATATCAAGTAATACAGCGTTAACATTAGATACGATTATCCTACATGCTAGGTTAGCTTTACAtgagtataatattttacattcgATGGGAAACCAACCATCAACATCaccagtaaatataaatgcACAACAAGTAAAGAGAGACATGATAAAACACGTTACGGAAGTTGTTCAACTTTTAAATCACTTGAGTTTTGAAATTCATTTATCTGATAAGTGTTCAATTATTGATGTAGTTGCTGACTATAGTgcaaaagtaaataaacaaataagacCTGATCACATAGCGCTCATATacgatttatataaaatcaacgTTCTACCAGGTGTTCCGAATGTAAATcaaccaccaccaccaccttCGTATGACCAATCAGTGCAATATTCTAATGCATCAAGATCAACTGTTACGCaaacaaataatcaaatattaCCGAATTTACAGCAATTGtatcaacaacaacagcaacaacaacagcaacaacaacaacaacaacaacaacaacaacaacaacaacggTCGCAGTCAATACAGCACTTGTCAATGTATGAGATACAACAACTACAATATCAATTGCAAAAACAAGAACAGCAATTACTACAACGACAGCTATTGTTGCAAAAACAACAAAATCCAAGACAGCAACAAGCCCAGCAATATCAAATACCACAGCAGCAACAATTTCAACAATATAGAAATCAACAAACGCAACAATATCAAAATATGCAACTGCAACAACAAGGACAACAATGTCAAATACAACAGCAACCGACACATTTATATAACATTTTACAATCACAACAGCCACATCAACAAATACAACAATTCGTAAATCAGCCATTACAACAACAACAGATGCGGCAATATGTGAATCAGCCATTGCAACAACAATTTCAACCACAACATCAAGTTCCCCAACAATATCAAAATCAGTCATTTCAACAACAATCTCCCCAACAATACCAAAATCAGTCAtttcaacaacaacaacagcgacgaactaaaaaatttagaaatttgcAGTCACAACAGCATCAAACTCACCCACAACAACAAATGCAACAACATCAAATTCAGTCGCAACAACAACAAGTGCAACAATACCAAATTCAGTCGCAACAACAATTGCAACAAAATCAAACCCAATCGCAACAACAACAAGCGCAACAACAACAAGCGCAACAATATCAAACTCAGTCGCAACAACTACAACAACACCGACGACGAAATCCAACTCTACaag gattgCTTAGTAACTCTACAGTTTACTCTTCAACAGCTGAAAATTCATCGGATTATTCAACGTCAGTGACTGGAAATGTATCAGAATATCCAATAGCAAATATTGGAAATACATCAGTATATCCAATAACAGGTACATGTGAATATTCAGCAACTAATACTTCAATGAATTACCCAATCGACGTAAATCTACTGGGTAATCAAACAAGAACAGTATCTGGTAATACAGCTGTCGGTGTTACGACAAATAACCATCCGGCATATCAATCTTCAATGTCTATAAATGCTCAACGATATCCGTCACCAATGTCTTCAACTTCTCACTATCAACCATCGATGCCAATCAATGTATCTGGATGTTCTCCTGTTAATCTAATTAGATCTGCATCTAAATCCCCTGTTTCAGTAAGATCACCAGCGTCTGGGCAAGTATTATCTCAAATTCAATCTTCATCTCCAGTTCAAAATGCAGCTTTACTTCGGACACAATCTCCTAATCAAATTCGGCCTCTAATTCAAACTCCAGCTTCAATTCAAGCTCAATTACAAATGCAAACTCCATCAcaaaatcaaatttcatttCGAGCACATGCTCCCTCACAAATGCAAActcaaattcaaaatcaagCTCTAGTTCAAGTACAAGCTCCAGTACAAAATCAAGCTTTACTTCAAATACAAGCTCAGCAACAAATGCAACTACAAGCTCCAGTACAAAATCAAGCTTTAGTTCAAATACAAGCTCAGCAACAAATGCAATTACAAGCTCCAGTACAAAATCAAGCTTTAGTTCAAGTGCAAGCTCCGCAGCGAATACAACTACGAGCTCCAGTACAAAATCAAACTTTATTTCGAGCTCAAGGTCCTCTACAAATGCAAGCTCCAACTCAAACTTTAGCTTCGCTTCGAGCACAAGCTCCAACACACTCTCCAAATTCTGCCCAAGTACAAAATTTACCTCAAGCTCAAACTTCAACGTCTTTATCAAATCAAACAATTAATCATCAGCAAGTCAATAATTCATATTGTAATCAAACTCAAACTGATATAAATAATCAGTTTTACCCAAAAAATAACTATCCATATTTATCTAGTGATCAGcatagtatatatattcaacAGACACAAgattacaatattttaaatacacaAAACATGAGTTTATACAGACAACAAATGACAGGTGCACATGTTTTACCGCAAAACGCACAAACTGTCTATTCAAATGTTAATCAATATCAAGTGAGTCAACCGTCTGCTACTATTGTCAGTCAGAGTATAACAGCGACAATGGAAACTGGTGTAACTCAAGCTAACGCAGCAATAGCACCAGCAGTAACATCATCAAGAGTCAACAATACTCATGATGAAAGTATCAATCTgttaacacaaaataatatcaataatagtCCAACTGGTGGTGCTgataatttatctaaaaataacGGTAGTAAAGTTAAAGTCGTTAGTGTGCAAAATGTtacgattgaaaataaaatttcaataccaattagtaaaaataaaaaagttgacaGACAAGCTACAGTTATAAGAACTCAAGCAACAACATTTGGCAGTAGCCAAGTTTCAGTGGTTGAATCACAATCTGTTATTGATAGTCAAACAATGAAGATTGATAATCAAACAACTGTTAGTACACACGCTTCTGCTGTCAGTAATAAATTTCCAATTACTGATAATCATGTTCcagttattgataataatgttCCATCTTCAGTTATTGGTAATCAAGTTCAAGTTCCAATGACTGATAGTCAACCTGACATTAGATCGCAATCTCTTGGTGAAACTCAAGCATCAATGATTAAAAGTAAATCTACTGTTATTGATAATCAATCTTCAGTtcaaaataatagtaatgaaattatatcaaataaagAAACAGAAATTGCTCATGTTAAATCAGGTGGTAATAAAGAACAATTTATTCCGAATATTCTTTTTATCATTCCTCCAGGATATATAGTGCAAACACCACCTGTTGTAAATCAAAGTGCAggagttataaatttaatcgcTCAAAACATTAATTCAATAGCTCAAGttgaaaattcaattgttgaaaataaaaatccaccAACTCAAGCTCAAAATTCAACAAGTGAAACTCAAACTTCAACACAGAATTCGAATATTGATCATTTATCTAAATTATGTGAAGATATTATAATGAGTGTTGATGATAATCAATCACAATCATTACCAACAACTATTACAAAACCACCAACTTCACAAAACAAGTGTGCAGACATTAAAATACTTTCAAGCAATGAATCATCTAGAGTACCAGCAACTAGTAAAGAGATGGCTAATGATAGATTGCCATTGAAGAAACGTTTAAGTCACGATTATAGTTCACATCAGTGTTCACCACCTAAAAAACCAATGCGTCGATTAGAAACTGATAACATTACTCCAGCTAATGATATTGAAGTTGCAACTCCAGTatcaactgaaaaaaattgtgacaTCGCTGCTACTTTAAATGAGTTATCAGAATCATCAGAAACGTCAAGTGAAAATCAAGATACCGGTAGTAGTATTTCAAAAGAAGAAGATAAAactgacaataaaaataattcaatagaaaaaataaccgAAACTAGACGTCCTCAAGTATTAACAATTATTCCAGAAAATGAGCTTGTCCTTTTGACTGAATCGGATGAAGAAATtgttggtgaaaaaaaaataattgataacgTTGAAGACAATGAAGGAAAAAATGCGGAGAATCAAATAAAGGAGACGATTAATGATTCTGATCAAGTTCATGAACAAGTTGCTGATCAtcaaacaaatgaaaaaatgatagaaatcgatgaagatgatgatgatgatgatgatgaagataATAATGGTTCAAGTGACAAaagcaatttaaataaatctgataAATCGGAAAATGAAATAAGTGTTGAAGAGCAATTGAATTTAGAAAATGAAGTATCTAGTTCAACAGAAATAGATACTGCGgagggaaataaaaatttaaatactaataaaaagCCTGATGATTTAATACCCTTGGAAAATGATGTCTCGACAAGTATTGATGATAAAGTTGTTGATGAGTTTAATCATCAGAGAAAGGAGATTGAATTAGTAACACTTGATAGCGAAGATGAGGAGACTGATAAAGAAGCTGATATTGAAACAGAAAAAGAAGATAatgatgaagatgatgatgataataataaatctgaTGGATTTTCTTCTGGTGTTCCTTCAACGCAAGACAAAATTGAAGAAGAACAATTTAAATACACACAGTCGTCAATTGATGAAGAATTAGATTGTTTTGCTATTGCTGCTAATTCAGCAATAGTTGATGATGATGTTGttgttgatgataaaaaattattatcggtTATTAATATTCCTAGTGATGATCCTGTGGACGATGAACGCTCAAAAACACCACTAATAATGGGTGTTTGCAGCATTACtcaaaatgattttgaaaCCATTGATAAATCAGTGCCACAAATGATAATGGAGGATATTGTCGATGTTACTGATCAAGAAATAAAAGCTTGTTTATCAGATAACGAAGAGGATAttattaaaatggaaaaagATATTCAACATATCGCTATTGATCTCGattga